One Methylophaga marina DNA window includes the following coding sequences:
- a CDS encoding MFS transporter: MTAIISAVTGFIFFVRGMGRKLNIIDFSLLKDRSFAAGNVAIVGFGVSMFGAIAILPLFVQGLLDYPVLESGQLFIPRGIAAGFSMVVTGSFLVNRFDPRLLLAIGLILTGTGNFMLANLNLDVSFWQLAWPGVISGLGMGLFFVPMSTLAFQNISSEKQDEASGIYSVMRSLASSVGIAIIGWQLARRTNLHYAILTEQITPFNPAVSQYLAPLGLSPDTGMGAKVLANEVMAQASMLAFQDAFILSGLAAFAMLPMVLLIQKPAKSEVGSPATVH; encoded by the coding sequence GTGACCGCCATTATCTCTGCTGTCACCGGCTTTATTTTCTTTGTGCGTGGCATGGGGCGTAAGCTCAATATCATTGACTTTTCACTACTGAAAGATAGAAGCTTTGCCGCGGGCAATGTCGCCATCGTTGGCTTTGGTGTCTCGATGTTTGGGGCCATTGCTATTTTGCCTTTATTTGTTCAGGGATTGTTGGATTACCCTGTATTGGAATCAGGCCAATTGTTTATTCCACGTGGTATTGCGGCTGGTTTTTCTATGGTAGTGACCGGTTCATTTCTGGTGAACCGCTTTGATCCGCGTCTATTATTAGCCATCGGTTTAATTCTCACAGGTACGGGGAATTTCATGCTGGCCAACCTGAACCTGGACGTGAGTTTTTGGCAGCTTGCCTGGCCTGGAGTTATCTCAGGGTTAGGTATGGGACTGTTTTTCGTGCCTATGTCGACACTGGCTTTCCAGAATATTTCCTCAGAAAAACAAGATGAAGCTTCTGGCATATATAGTGTGATGCGTTCGCTTGCTTCATCAGTCGGTATCGCCATTATTGGCTGGCAACTTGCTCGCAGAACCAATCTTCACTATGCCATTCTGACAGAGCAGATCACGCCTTTTAACCCAGCTGTCTCTCAGTATTTAGCACCTTTAGGCTTGTCACCTGACACAGGGATGGGGGCCAAGGTTTTAGCGAATGAAGTCATGGCTCAAGCCTCAATGCTAGCGTTTCAGGATGCCTTTATTCTGTCGGGACTCGCGGCATTTGCCATGTTACCGATGGTGCTGTTAATTCAAAAACCTGCAAAATCAGAGGTGGGTTCGCCAGCCACTGTGCATTAA
- a CDS encoding IS3 family transposase (programmed frameshift): MTKQRRSFTPEFKLEAASLVVDQNYSIPEACRALDVGASAMRRWVKQLEAERGGVTPASKALTPEQQRIKELEARIKRLEQEKFIFKKGYRSLDVGRTRLYTLIDQLREHGTVTLICALFDVGLSSFYDRQQRLKQPDIARLQLRAKVNELFTKSRSSAGSRTLVDMLRDESIKIGRFKVTRLMNELGLICKQPGPHAYKQATVERPDIPNVLNRAFEPEKVNQVWCGDITYIWTGSRWHYLAAILDLYSRRVIGWATSARPDADLAVKALDMAFESRGRPQNVLFHSDQGSQYGSRKYRQRLWRYRMTQSMSRRGNCWDNAPMERLFRSLKSEWLPRLGYRGLNEAMRDVSYYLMDYYNWQRPHQFNDGLPPAKAEYLSNPVSGIS, translated from the exons ATGACAAAACAAAGAAGAAGTTTTACCCCAGAATTCAAGCTTGAAGCAGCCAGCTTGGTTGTTGATCAAAATTACAGTATCCCAGAAGCCTGCCGAGCATTGGACGTGGGTGCGTCAGCGATGCGTCGCTGGGTGAAGCAGTTGGAAGCCGAGCGTGGCGGCGTCACACCGGCATCTAAAGCGCTCACGCCCGAGCAACAACGGATTAAAGAACTTGAAGCTCGGATCAAACGGCTGGAGCAAGAGAAGTTCATAT TTAAAAAAGGCTACCGCTCTCTTGATGTCGGACGAACTCGGCTCTACACGCTGATAGACCAGTTAAGAGAGCATGGCACCGTGACGTTGATTTGCGCGTTGTTTGATGTGGGCCTGAGTAGCTTTTATGACCGGCAGCAACGCCTCAAACAGCCTGATATAGCACGGCTACAATTGCGGGCTAAGGTGAATGAGCTGTTCACCAAAAGTCGCAGCAGTGCGGGCAGCCGGACACTAGTCGACATGTTACGGGATGAGTCCATCAAGATTGGCCGCTTTAAAGTCACTCGCCTGATGAACGAGTTGGGATTGATATGTAAACAACCGGGACCGCATGCCTATAAGCAAGCCACCGTTGAGAGACCTGATATACCGAATGTATTGAATAGAGCGTTTGAACCAGAGAAAGTCAATCAAGTGTGGTGTGGTGACATCACCTATATCTGGACTGGCAGTCGCTGGCATTACCTTGCTGCGATATTGGACTTATATAGTCGCCGTGTTATCGGTTGGGCAACGTCGGCAAGGCCTGATGCAGACTTGGCCGTTAAAGCCTTGGACATGGCCTTTGAGTCACGAGGGAGGCCACAAAATGTTTTGTTCCATAGTGACCAGGGCAGCCAATACGGCTCACGGAAATATCGGCAGCGTTTATGGCGCTATCGAATGACGCAAAGCATGAGTCGTCGTGGTAATTGTTGGGATAACGCTCCAATGGAACGGTTATTTCGTAGCTTGAAGTCTGAATGGTTGCCAAGGCTCGGTTATAGAGGACTGAACGAAGCAATGCGTGATGTGAGTTACTACTTGATGGACTATTACAACTGGCAGCGACCACATCAATTTAATGATGGATTACCACCTGCAAAGGCGGAATATCTGTCTAATCCTGTGTCCGGAATTAGTTGA
- a CDS encoding DNA topoisomerase IB, with product MKITDMYYRRKHGTGFTYIDEQNETVKDKSIREWFTSLVIPPAWTDVEISEDKKADILATGRDAKDRKQYIYNPDIQEKHNQEKFDRIIRFAEQLEHMRRVTGQHLRKRKMSREKVLSTMLRLMDQAYFRPGSPRYTEENNTYGLTTLRKKHVEINDDEIIFSYLGKSGQEQERHVEDKKLANAIKNLDDIPGYRLFKYYDENNNKKEVEASELNDFIHECMGEEFSAKDFRTWAGTMIAALAFDELGTVSKEDQASLDKNIKSVVVSVSEQLGNTPAVAKSAYIDPRVIDNYIEGKTAHYFLDQVKHLIKDNQNLSEEELSVLCMLRESLKQKS from the coding sequence TTGAAAATAACGGATATGTACTACAGAAGAAAACATGGCACGGGTTTTACCTACATTGATGAACAGAATGAAACGGTAAAAGATAAATCTATAAGAGAGTGGTTCACCAGCTTGGTCATACCGCCGGCATGGACTGATGTTGAAATATCAGAGGATAAAAAAGCCGATATCTTAGCGACAGGAAGGGATGCTAAAGATAGAAAACAATATATTTACAATCCTGATATTCAAGAAAAACATAACCAAGAAAAATTCGACCGTATCATTCGTTTTGCTGAGCAGTTAGAGCATATGCGGCGTGTCACAGGCCAACATTTACGAAAACGTAAGATGTCGAGAGAAAAAGTCTTATCCACCATGCTACGTCTAATGGATCAAGCCTATTTTCGACCCGGTAGCCCTAGATACACGGAAGAAAATAATACGTATGGTTTAACCACGTTACGAAAAAAGCATGTAGAAATTAATGACGACGAAATTATATTTTCGTATCTGGGTAAGTCTGGTCAGGAACAAGAACGTCATGTCGAAGATAAAAAATTAGCCAATGCTATTAAAAACTTAGACGATATTCCCGGTTATCGCCTGTTCAAATACTATGATGAAAATAACAATAAAAAAGAAGTTGAAGCCAGTGAGCTTAACGATTTTATTCATGAGTGTATGGGCGAGGAATTTTCAGCGAAAGATTTCAGGACATGGGCTGGTACTATGATCGCTGCATTGGCTTTTGATGAACTCGGTACAGTCAGCAAAGAAGACCAAGCGTCGCTTGATAAGAATATTAAATCCGTGGTCGTGAGTGTTTCAGAGCAGCTGGGTAATACTCCAGCTGTTGCAAAAAGTGCTTATATTGATCCCAGAGTCATTGATAATTATATTGAGGGTAAGACAGCACATTATTTCTTAGATCAAGTGAAACACTTAATAAAAGACAATCAAAATTTGTCAGAAGAAGAATTAAGTGTGTTGTGCATGCTAAGAGAGAGTTTAAAGCAAAAGTCTTAA
- a CDS encoding cytochrome P450, with protein MRLFKNIWQQIMDINPFKGDVLPSRVYLFERGRPCLPFPHLLNYKTPLALFDAFYTNAKSPDLFERDNRYLYVMGMPPVFITRDPAVIRAVLLATGDKPGQFNRDTTPMTGIARVTGVNSLLYANGKVWRKQKQMSAGPFGKGSLFQPEEFHEFEKTFRKTIEKRLIVLRDAQKMSKKNIYRVEIEQEIQPIMLEMLVNNFFGGSVDYKELRECYVPALLSLIDYMITNTVAPNLSAIHQFITGKGADVKRWREALEDLTDIALSGRGEKSGHWKNFIDKVEDEEALRSNIRVFLAGALEATSSFATWTLSHLSRQPELQEMIYSEVKDIDVYDPESLTEAKLLNQCLNETLRLTPSLYFFPRKATADTWLKLDDTRKIMIPKNTTIRLDIWNANRNEAFWGKEVSGYPADGFSPLRWDELTRRGITRKNLTHFGFGLGARVCPGQFLGQLEVGLVVGAFIKVFKFKAVNNASGVRAGVTTKPGDGTLMDLELR; from the coding sequence ATGCGTTTATTTAAAAATATCTGGCAGCAAATCATGGATATTAATCCATTTAAGGGTGATGTTTTACCGTCACGTGTATATCTATTTGAAAGAGGGCGGCCATGTCTCCCTTTTCCTCATCTTTTGAACTATAAAACGCCTTTGGCACTCTTCGATGCTTTTTATACAAATGCTAAATCACCTGATTTGTTTGAGCGTGATAACCGCTATTTATATGTGATGGGTATGCCACCGGTTTTCATTACGCGTGATCCAGCCGTCATTAGAGCTGTTCTTCTTGCTACAGGCGATAAGCCCGGACAATTTAATCGTGATACGACACCCATGACTGGAATTGCCCGTGTCACCGGAGTCAATTCTCTCCTATATGCAAACGGCAAAGTATGGCGAAAACAAAAACAGATGTCAGCGGGGCCTTTTGGAAAAGGCTCTCTGTTCCAACCTGAAGAGTTTCATGAGTTTGAGAAAACGTTTCGTAAAACGATAGAGAAACGATTAATCGTTTTACGTGATGCGCAGAAGATGAGTAAGAAAAACATTTATCGCGTCGAAATTGAACAGGAAATTCAACCTATCATGTTGGAAATGTTAGTGAATAATTTCTTTGGTGGTTCGGTTGACTATAAGGAGTTACGCGAATGTTATGTCCCTGCGTTACTTTCGTTAATTGATTACATGATTACTAATACCGTGGCACCTAACCTTTCGGCTATTCATCAATTTATTACGGGAAAAGGAGCTGATGTAAAGCGTTGGAGGGAAGCCCTTGAGGACTTAACTGACATTGCACTTTCTGGCAGAGGCGAAAAGTCAGGACATTGGAAAAACTTCATTGATAAAGTTGAAGATGAAGAGGCATTGCGGAGCAATATCAGAGTATTTTTAGCCGGGGCTTTAGAAGCGACTTCATCGTTTGCGACTTGGACGTTATCTCATTTGTCACGACAACCTGAGTTGCAAGAGATGATATATAGCGAAGTAAAAGACATTGATGTTTACGACCCCGAAAGCTTAACCGAAGCAAAATTGCTTAATCAGTGTTTGAATGAAACCTTACGTTTAACCCCCTCACTTTATTTTTTTCCCCGGAAAGCCACGGCCGATACATGGCTTAAATTAGACGATACAAGAAAAATCATGATTCCCAAAAATACCACCATCCGACTGGATATTTGGAATGCAAACCGCAACGAAGCTTTTTGGGGCAAAGAGGTTTCTGGATATCCGGCAGACGGTTTTTCACCTTTACGCTGGGATGAGCTGACGCGTCGAGGCATAACGCGTAAAAATTTAACCCATTTTGGATTTGGTTTAGGAGCTCGTGTATGCCCGGGTCAATTTCTTGGTCAATTAGAGGTAGGGCTAGTCGTCGGCGCCTTTATCAAGGTATTCAAATTTAAAGCTGTTAATAATGCATCTGGAGTGCGTGCTGGTGTTACAACCAAACCAGGTGATGGGACTTTAATGGATCTCGAACTGCGATAA
- a CDS encoding type II toxin-antitoxin system RelE/ParE family toxin, producing MIKSFKHKGLKLFFEKGKTSGIQAVHAKKLRMQLVAIHTAQEIDDVNLPGFFLHPLKGERANIWSISVNGNWRVTFEFKDGNAYILNYEDYH from the coding sequence ATGATTAAGTCATTTAAACATAAAGGTCTGAAACTATTTTTCGAGAAAGGCAAGACATCAGGCATACAAGCAGTGCACGCAAAGAAACTTCGTATGCAGTTAGTTGCTATTCATACCGCACAAGAAATAGATGACGTTAATCTACCAGGTTTTTTTCTCCATCCTTTAAAAGGAGAAAGAGCCAATATCTGGTCTATATCAGTTAACGGTAACTGGAGAGTAACTTTCGAATTCAAGGATGGTAATGCTTACATCTTAAATTATGAGGATTATCACTAA
- a CDS encoding HigA family addiction module antitoxin yields the protein MIMHNPPHPGEFIESIYMEPHGISCRTLATHLGVAASTLNRIVKGKSAVTPEMALRLSKVLGRSPESWLSMQDNYELWQAKQNINLDNVQPIDVHVA from the coding sequence ATGATTATGCATAACCCACCACACCCAGGTGAATTTATTGAATCCATCTACATGGAACCACATGGGATTAGTTGCAGAACACTTGCAACACATCTTGGTGTCGCGGCTTCAACACTCAACCGGATTGTTAAAGGCAAAAGTGCTGTAACGCCCGAAATGGCCTTACGTCTATCCAAAGTACTGGGGCGAAGCCCTGAAAGTTGGCTTAGCATGCAAGACAACTATGAACTCTGGCAAGCTAAGCAAAATATCAACTTAGATAATGTGCAGCCAATAGATGTGCATGTAGCCTAA
- a CDS encoding ShlB/FhaC/HecB family hemolysin secretion/activation protein, which produces MKTITCLWHIAICCFSLILSSLSLPVFSQTLPDIDAAKEQRQQKQLEALRQHQERKPDIRLERDNVDSPGDIPLDEDPCFIIEEISLTGGESSRFQFAIQDVLHQYPEIMGRCLGIQAINRIRAELQNSVIKKGFITTRILIEPQDLNSGELVYSLIPGRISNVDPDNLVSRLTLWSALPSSEGDLLNVRDLEQAMENMKRIPTVDTNIDIKPDDTENSQPGDSQLIFEHKQAKPFRMTLSFDDSGYESTGRFQGSATLSLDNVLGINDLIYLSKNKDFGGKGNVGGSQGETAHVSFPFGYWLVAFTNSEYEYDQRVAGLNQTYVYKGESEGQQLALSRVLYRDQLSKLTTSLTGYHRRSNNFIDDTEIEVQRRKSAGWIAGVDYRRYIGTSTMDAGISYQRGTGAFHAIAAPEEAFGEGTSRPKIIKAYFNWFMPVQLTNYQIQLQSEWQAQWNKTPLVPQDRFSIAGRYTVRGFDGEQSLSAERGWLSRNTITFPIERQQQLYLGADVGHVSGSSAEFLLGQTLVGGVVGFRGQWKGLFYDVFAGKSFSKPDGFEDGRHLGFNLTYQY; this is translated from the coding sequence ATGAAGACAATTACATGCTTGTGGCATATAGCTATATGCTGCTTTTCATTGATCCTGTCTTCCTTGAGTCTGCCTGTTTTCTCACAAACATTACCTGATATTGATGCAGCTAAAGAGCAGCGGCAACAAAAGCAATTAGAAGCGCTACGCCAGCATCAGGAACGGAAACCCGACATCAGACTTGAGCGTGATAATGTGGACAGTCCGGGCGATATACCTTTAGATGAAGACCCCTGTTTTATCATTGAAGAGATTTCATTAACAGGTGGTGAGTCATCGAGATTTCAGTTCGCTATTCAAGATGTCTTGCATCAATATCCAGAGATCATGGGGCGATGCTTGGGAATTCAGGCAATTAACCGAATCCGAGCAGAGCTACAAAACAGTGTCATAAAAAAAGGATTTATCACGACACGTATATTGATAGAGCCTCAGGATCTTAACTCTGGCGAGTTGGTATATAGCCTTATTCCTGGACGTATTAGTAATGTCGATCCTGATAATTTGGTGTCCAGGTTAACACTATGGTCAGCTTTACCGAGTAGTGAAGGCGACTTGCTCAATGTGAGAGATCTCGAGCAAGCAATGGAAAATATGAAGCGTATTCCTACTGTGGATACGAATATCGATATCAAACCGGATGATACGGAAAACAGTCAGCCTGGTGATAGTCAGCTGATATTTGAACACAAGCAGGCAAAGCCATTCAGGATGACACTGTCATTTGATGATAGTGGTTATGAATCAACAGGGCGTTTTCAGGGTTCCGCCACCTTATCTTTGGATAATGTGCTGGGAATCAATGACCTTATCTATCTTAGTAAAAATAAAGACTTTGGTGGCAAGGGGAACGTCGGCGGCAGTCAGGGTGAGACTGCTCATGTTTCTTTTCCTTTTGGTTACTGGTTAGTGGCATTTACAAATAGTGAATATGAATATGATCAACGCGTTGCTGGACTCAACCAGACCTATGTCTACAAAGGAGAGAGCGAGGGGCAGCAGCTTGCTCTAAGCCGAGTGTTATATCGTGATCAGTTGTCGAAATTAACCACTTCATTGACCGGCTATCATCGACGTTCAAATAACTTTATTGATGATACTGAAATTGAGGTTCAACGCCGGAAAAGCGCTGGCTGGATTGCCGGTGTGGATTACCGTCGCTATATCGGTACATCCACCATGGATGCAGGTATTTCATATCAGCGAGGAACAGGTGCTTTTCACGCTATTGCTGCACCAGAGGAAGCCTTTGGTGAAGGCACTTCCAGACCCAAAATTATTAAAGCCTACTTCAACTGGTTTATGCCAGTTCAATTAACAAACTATCAAATACAGTTGCAGTCAGAGTGGCAGGCTCAATGGAATAAAACGCCATTGGTGCCTCAGGACAGGTTCTCAATTGCAGGGCGATACACCGTCAGAGGATTTGATGGTGAGCAATCCTTATCTGCTGAACGTGGCTGGCTTAGTCGTAACACTATCACTTTTCCCATAGAGCGTCAGCAACAGTTGTATTTAGGGGCAGATGTGGGACATGTCAGCGGTTCATCAGCAGAATTTCTATTAGGACAAACGTTGGTGGGCGGCGTAGTCGGATTCAGAGGTCAATGGAAGGGCCTTTTTTATGATGTGTTTGCCGGAAAATCTTTTTCAAAACCAGATGGTTTTGAGGACGGGCGACATCTTGGATTTAATTTGACCTATCAATACTGA